Proteins from a single region of Hordeum vulgare subsp. vulgare chromosome 6H, MorexV3_pseudomolecules_assembly, whole genome shotgun sequence:
- the LOC123401888 gene encoding 3',5'-nucleoside bisphosphate phosphatase-like codes for MTTTRPAATTEEEEDASAAANAAPPDADDREQQHKARPMKKKKKKKRRRAPSEEELAALRSVLRWARRGEAGGDDEAGCGHPLPAGRRRPRVAVELHAHSARSDGSLSPAALVERAHRNEVKVLALTDHDTMAGVAEAMETAKKFSIRIIPAVEISAVYSPSNGSGANEPVHVLAYYGSLGPAKSQELEKVLSSIREGRYTRAKEMLSKLRNLGMPLNFEDVSNIAGNGVAPGRVHVARAMVAAGYVDNLRQAFSRYLYDGGPAYATGSEPAAESVVQLICRTGGIAVLAHPWALKNHVPVIKDLKAAGLHAIEVYRSDGKLSGLSDLADTYELLKLGGSDYHGRDDKEESDIGSVDLPVLALFRFLEVAQPIWCNAMKENFATTTERKGCQRASSVDDLCNMCLSSSELEETDDSEVEVLRTEFADIILKSISCKTLIEQRAEITSFLH; via the exons ATGACGACGACGCGCCCCGCCGCTAcgaccgaggaagaggaggatgccTCCGCAGCGGCCAATGCCGCGCCACCGGACGCAGACGATCGGGAGCAGCAGCACAAGGCGcgaccgatgaagaagaagaagaagaagaagcggcgGAGGGCGCCGAGCGAGGAGGAGCTGGCCGCGCTGAGGTCCGTGCTCCGCTGGGCCCGCcgcggcgaggcgggcggcgacgacgaggcggGCTGCGGGCACCCGTTGCcggcggggaggcggcggccgcgCGTGGCCGTGGAGCTGCATGCGCACTCGGCGCGCAGCGACGGCTCGCTCTCGCCCGCGGCGCTCGTGGAGCGCGCGCACCGCAATGAG GTGAAAGTGCTCGCACTGACTGATCATGACACCATGGCGGGTGTCGCAGAGGCGATGGAGACTGCAAAGAAATTTTCCATCAGGATCATCCCTGCTGTTGAGATAAGCGCCGTTTATTCGCCTAG TAATGGATCAGGAGCCAACGAACCTGTTCATGTTCTTGCATACTACGGTAGTTTGGGGCCTGCTAAATCTCAGGAACTGGAGAAGGTTCTATCTAGCATCAGGGAGGGCCGCTATACACGTGCGAAGGAGATGCTATCGAAACTTAGGAACCTCGGCATGCCATTGAACTTTGAAGATGTGTCTAATATAGCAGGGAATGGAGTGGCTCCAGGGCGGGTGCACGTGGCGCGTGCAATGGTTGCAGCTGGATATGTTGATAATCTTAGGCAAGCTTTCAGCAGGTACTTGTACGATGGAGGGCCTGCTTATGCTAC TGGTAGTGAGCCAGCTGCGGAATCTGTTGTGCAGCTAATATGCAGAACTGGGGGCATCGCTGTTTTGGCTCATCCGTGGGCGTTGAAAAATCATGTTCCCGTGATAAAGGATTTGAAGGCTGCTGGTCTGCACGCTATTGAGGTCTATCGAAGCGATGGGAAACTATCCG GATTGAGTGATCTGGCCGATACTTATGAGCTTCTGAAGCTCGGTGGATCAGATTACCATGGACGAGATGACAAGGAAGAATCTGATATAGGAAGTGTTGATCTTCCCGTCTTGGCACTTTTCAGATTTCTTGAGGTAGCTCAACCAATATGGTGCAATGCTATGAAGGAAAATTTTGCAACCACCACTGAAAGAAAAGGATGTCAACGGGCTAGCTCTGTAGATGATTTATGTAATATGTGCCTTTCTTCCTCAGAACTGGAGGAAACAGATGATTCTGAGGTTGAGGTCCTCCGGACGGAATTTGCAGACATTATCCTCAAGAGCATAAGCTGCAAGACGCTTATTGAACAACGAGCAGAAATAACCTCTTTTCTCCACTGA